A window of Castanea sativa cultivar Marrone di Chiusa Pesio chromosome 1, ASM4071231v1 contains these coding sequences:
- the LOC142639843 gene encoding uncharacterized protein LOC142639843 isoform X8 gives MPGIILVSVLEFMGLPHALASSSICIKVSMGKIEYQTWDKGDFSFPLTSLRDNLIVALQDADGIKISHAGVEIKSIVEKGLWDDLFPLEGGGHVHMKLQFFLSEEERSRIRMMNDADLYEEISSTISAPQGIDVHLSHKELVEKNESKSLPAEFPTEAISSDETSLLLRGSGLDVAASNNSIPHNLGEDSGHNTQKQSQLGKSPSNVKNMISAFESGLAQAMRSPIKSPPTRSQSSKSRIRLKSQHLNEGTTTKNEQSTSGRVINIFLAEELQHTPTDIRKRGEQTNLLDASNRSKLSQDTGQLEELNTKKFQILGTNSILKNKFNAVHKEVARVEEKSHEDLMRISTSETATVSGRILDENSGGHPHNLLTGMQDSCGNPVIEESRGEIQFKKFQEVNIQAASNHKLESLHYCEDNHYLLESSGAWIFPDEARRLCVTTGGKKVMDLMGGCSTKPKVHQGNVNLSMRDNIEKHSVDAGTVIKANKDEKACHKKGKSKPENSEDIETSGGPVGQAIKVAIMLGFGILVLLTRKRNYSPHRLHG, from the exons ATGCCAGGAATCATCCTAGTTTCAG TTCTGGAATTCATGGGGCTACCACATGCATTAGCTTCTTCATCAATATGCATAAAAG TTTCCATGGGGAAAATCGAGTACCAAACTTGGGACAAGGGAGACTTCTCCTT TCCATTAACATCTCTTCGTGACAATTTGATTGTTGCACTTCAGGATGCTGATGGGATCAAAATATCTCATGCAG GGGTTGAGATCAAGTCTATTGTGGAGAAAGGTCTTTGGGATGACCTTTTTCCCCTGGAAGGAGGCGGTCACGTACATATGAAGTTGCAATTTTTCCTCAGTGAAGAAGAACGTAGCCGAATTCGTATGATG AATGATGCAGATCTATATGAAGAGATTTCATCAACCATTTCTGCGCCACAAGGAATTGATGTCCATCTAAGTCACAAGGAACTAGTTGAGAAGAATGAGAGCAAGTCATTGCCTGCTGAATTTCCTACAGAAGCAATTTCTTCCGATGAAACTTCCTTATTATTGAGAGGTTCTGGATTAGATGTCGCTGCCTCAAACAATTCAATACCTCACAATCTGGGGGAAGATAGTGGTCATAACACTCAGAAGCAGAGTCAGCTAGGGAAATCTCCTAGCAATGTGAAGAATATGATAAGTGCATTTGAAAGTGGTCTAGCTCAG GCTATGAGGTCTCCCATCAAATCACCACCAACAAGATCTCAATCAAGTAAGTCTAGAATAAGATTGAAAAGTCAGCACTTAAATGAAGGCACTACTACTAAGAATGAACAGTCAACATCAGGAAGagtcattaatatttttcttgcagAAGAGTTGCAACATACCCCAACAGATATCAGAAAAAGAGGAGAGCAAACTAATTTACTTGATGCTTCAAATAGGAGTAAATTATCTCAGGACACGGGACAGTTAGAGGAGTTGAACACAAAGAAATTTCAGATATTAGGAACAAATTCGATTCTTAAGAATAAATTCAATGCAGTGCATAAAGAAGTAGCTAGAGTGGAAGAGAAATCTCATGAAGATTTGATGAGAATATCCACATCTGAAACGGCTACAGTATCAGGGAGGATCCTTGATGAGAATTCAGGTGGACACCCTCATAATTTGCTCACTGGCATGCAAGATTCTTGTGGCAATCCAGTTatagaggagagtagaggggaaattcaatttaaaaaatttcaagaagtcAATATTCAAGCAGCTTCAAACCATAAGTTGGAATCATTACATTATTGTGAAGATAATCATTACTTACTTGAAAGCTCTGGTGCCTGGATATTTCCAGATGAAGCAAGACGGTTGTGTGTGACAACTGGTGGTAAAAAAGTCATGGATCTAATGGGAGGTTGCAGTACTAAGCCAAAGGTCCATCAAGGAAATGTGAATCTTTCTATGCGAGATAATATTGAGAAG CATAGTGTGGATGCTGGCACTGTTATTAAGGCTAATAAAGATGAGAAGGCTTGccacaaaaaaggaaaatctaaACCTGAGAATTCAGAGGATATCGAAACTTCTGGAGGACCAGTGGGACAG GCAATAAAAGTTGCAATCATGCTAGGATTTGGAATACTTGTTCTCCTtactagaaaaagaaattacag TCCTCACAGATTGCATGGATAA
- the LOC142639843 gene encoding uncharacterized protein LOC142639843 isoform X6 — protein MPGIILVSVLEFMGLPHALASSSICIKVSMGKIEYQTWDKGDFSFPLTSLRDNLIVALQDADGIKISHAGVEIKSIVEKGLWDDLFPLEGGGHVHMKLQFFLSEEERSRIRMMRESALKKKQDELLNSSIRTSQGATTACSSVAPSLGFSHEVSDSQRSLLQTEGVSVKEVASKVVSNPLSFCKGEKSGAGSLKGIHPDQKQLTPLNLYEEISSTISAPQGIDVHLSHKELVEKNESKSLPAEFPTEAISSDETSLLLRGSGLDVAASNNSIPHNLGEDSGHNTQKQSQLGKSPSNVKNMISAFESGLAQAMRSPIKSPPTRSQSKELQHTPTDIRKRGEQTNLLDASNRSKLSQDTGQLEELNTKKFQILGTNSILKNKFNAVHKEVARVEEKSHEDLMRISTSETATVSGRILDENSGGHPHNLLTGMQDSCGNPVIEESRGEIQFKKFQEVNIQAASNHKLESLHYCEDNHYLLESSGAWIFPDEARRLCVTTGGKKVMDLMGGCSTKPKVHQGNVNLSMRDNIEKHSVDAGTVIKANKDEKACHKKGKSKPENSEDIETSGGPVGQAIKVAIMLGFGILVLLTRKRNYR, from the exons ATGCCAGGAATCATCCTAGTTTCAG TTCTGGAATTCATGGGGCTACCACATGCATTAGCTTCTTCATCAATATGCATAAAAG TTTCCATGGGGAAAATCGAGTACCAAACTTGGGACAAGGGAGACTTCTCCTT TCCATTAACATCTCTTCGTGACAATTTGATTGTTGCACTTCAGGATGCTGATGGGATCAAAATATCTCATGCAG GGGTTGAGATCAAGTCTATTGTGGAGAAAGGTCTTTGGGATGACCTTTTTCCCCTGGAAGGAGGCGGTCACGTACATATGAAGTTGCAATTTTTCCTCAGTGAAGAAGAACGTAGCCGAATTCGTATGATG AGAGAATCtgcattgaaaaagaaacaagatgaGCTTCTCAATAGCAGTATTAGAACTTCACAGGGTGCTACTACTGCTTGTAGTAGTGTTGCACCATCTTTGGGCTTCAGCCATGAGGTCTCAG ATTCTCAAAGAAGCCTTCTTCAAACTGAAGGAGTAAGTGTCAAAGAGGTAGCCTCCAAAGTGGTGTCAAATCCTCTTTCTTTCTGCAAGGGTGAGAAATCTGGTGCTGGGAGCTTAAAAGGAATTCATCCTGATCAAAAGCAATTAACCCCATTAA ATCTATATGAAGAGATTTCATCAACCATTTCTGCGCCACAAGGAATTGATGTCCATCTAAGTCACAAGGAACTAGTTGAGAAGAATGAGAGCAAGTCATTGCCTGCTGAATTTCCTACAGAAGCAATTTCTTCCGATGAAACTTCCTTATTATTGAGAGGTTCTGGATTAGATGTCGCTGCCTCAAACAATTCAATACCTCACAATCTGGGGGAAGATAGTGGTCATAACACTCAGAAGCAGAGTCAGCTAGGGAAATCTCCTAGCAATGTGAAGAATATGATAAGTGCATTTGAAAGTGGTCTAGCTCAG GCTATGAGGTCTCCCATCAAATCACCACCAACAAGATCTCAATCAA AAGAGTTGCAACATACCCCAACAGATATCAGAAAAAGAGGAGAGCAAACTAATTTACTTGATGCTTCAAATAGGAGTAAATTATCTCAGGACACGGGACAGTTAGAGGAGTTGAACACAAAGAAATTTCAGATATTAGGAACAAATTCGATTCTTAAGAATAAATTCAATGCAGTGCATAAAGAAGTAGCTAGAGTGGAAGAGAAATCTCATGAAGATTTGATGAGAATATCCACATCTGAAACGGCTACAGTATCAGGGAGGATCCTTGATGAGAATTCAGGTGGACACCCTCATAATTTGCTCACTGGCATGCAAGATTCTTGTGGCAATCCAGTTatagaggagagtagaggggaaattcaatttaaaaaatttcaagaagtcAATATTCAAGCAGCTTCAAACCATAAGTTGGAATCATTACATTATTGTGAAGATAATCATTACTTACTTGAAAGCTCTGGTGCCTGGATATTTCCAGATGAAGCAAGACGGTTGTGTGTGACAACTGGTGGTAAAAAAGTCATGGATCTAATGGGAGGTTGCAGTACTAAGCCAAAGGTCCATCAAGGAAATGTGAATCTTTCTATGCGAGATAATATTGAGAAG CATAGTGTGGATGCTGGCACTGTTATTAAGGCTAATAAAGATGAGAAGGCTTGccacaaaaaaggaaaatctaaACCTGAGAATTCAGAGGATATCGAAACTTCTGGAGGACCAGTGGGACAG GCAATAAAAGTTGCAATCATGCTAGGATTTGGAATACTTGTTCTCCTtactagaaaaagaaattacag GTAG
- the LOC142639843 gene encoding uncharacterized protein LOC142639843 isoform X3: MPGIILVSVLEFMGLPHALASSSICIKVSMGKIEYQTWDKGDFSFPLTSLRDNLIVALQDADGIKISHAGVEIKSIVEKGLWDDLFPLEGGGHVHMKLQFFLSEEERSRIRMMRESALKKKQDELLNSSIRTSQGATTACSSVAPSLGFSHEVSDSQRSLLQTEGVSVKEVASKVVSNPLSFCKDLYEEISSTISAPQGIDVHLSHKELVEKNESKSLPAEFPTEAISSDETSLLLRGSGLDVAASNNSIPHNLGEDSGHNTQKQSQLGKSPSNVKNMISAFESGLAQAMRSPIKSPPTRSQSSKSRIRLKSQHLNEGTTTKNEQSTSGRVINIFLAEELQHTPTDIRKRGEQTNLLDASNRSKLSQDTGQLEELNTKKFQILGTNSILKNKFNAVHKEVARVEEKSHEDLMRISTSETATVSGRILDENSGGHPHNLLTGMQDSCGNPVIEESRGEIQFKKFQEVNIQAASNHKLESLHYCEDNHYLLESSGAWIFPDEARRLCVTTGGKKVMDLMGGCSTKPKVHQGNVNLSMRDNIEKHSVDAGTVIKANKDEKACHKKGKSKPENSEDIETSGGPVGQAIKVAIMLGFGILVLLTRKRNYSPHRLHG; the protein is encoded by the exons ATGCCAGGAATCATCCTAGTTTCAG TTCTGGAATTCATGGGGCTACCACATGCATTAGCTTCTTCATCAATATGCATAAAAG TTTCCATGGGGAAAATCGAGTACCAAACTTGGGACAAGGGAGACTTCTCCTT TCCATTAACATCTCTTCGTGACAATTTGATTGTTGCACTTCAGGATGCTGATGGGATCAAAATATCTCATGCAG GGGTTGAGATCAAGTCTATTGTGGAGAAAGGTCTTTGGGATGACCTTTTTCCCCTGGAAGGAGGCGGTCACGTACATATGAAGTTGCAATTTTTCCTCAGTGAAGAAGAACGTAGCCGAATTCGTATGATG AGAGAATCtgcattgaaaaagaaacaagatgaGCTTCTCAATAGCAGTATTAGAACTTCACAGGGTGCTACTACTGCTTGTAGTAGTGTTGCACCATCTTTGGGCTTCAGCCATGAGGTCTCAG ATTCTCAAAGAAGCCTTCTTCAAACTGAAGGAGTAAGTGTCAAAGAGGTAGCCTCCAAAGTGGTGTCAAATCCTCTTTCTTTCTGCAAGG ATCTATATGAAGAGATTTCATCAACCATTTCTGCGCCACAAGGAATTGATGTCCATCTAAGTCACAAGGAACTAGTTGAGAAGAATGAGAGCAAGTCATTGCCTGCTGAATTTCCTACAGAAGCAATTTCTTCCGATGAAACTTCCTTATTATTGAGAGGTTCTGGATTAGATGTCGCTGCCTCAAACAATTCAATACCTCACAATCTGGGGGAAGATAGTGGTCATAACACTCAGAAGCAGAGTCAGCTAGGGAAATCTCCTAGCAATGTGAAGAATATGATAAGTGCATTTGAAAGTGGTCTAGCTCAG GCTATGAGGTCTCCCATCAAATCACCACCAACAAGATCTCAATCAAGTAAGTCTAGAATAAGATTGAAAAGTCAGCACTTAAATGAAGGCACTACTACTAAGAATGAACAGTCAACATCAGGAAGagtcattaatatttttcttgcagAAGAGTTGCAACATACCCCAACAGATATCAGAAAAAGAGGAGAGCAAACTAATTTACTTGATGCTTCAAATAGGAGTAAATTATCTCAGGACACGGGACAGTTAGAGGAGTTGAACACAAAGAAATTTCAGATATTAGGAACAAATTCGATTCTTAAGAATAAATTCAATGCAGTGCATAAAGAAGTAGCTAGAGTGGAAGAGAAATCTCATGAAGATTTGATGAGAATATCCACATCTGAAACGGCTACAGTATCAGGGAGGATCCTTGATGAGAATTCAGGTGGACACCCTCATAATTTGCTCACTGGCATGCAAGATTCTTGTGGCAATCCAGTTatagaggagagtagaggggaaattcaatttaaaaaatttcaagaagtcAATATTCAAGCAGCTTCAAACCATAAGTTGGAATCATTACATTATTGTGAAGATAATCATTACTTACTTGAAAGCTCTGGTGCCTGGATATTTCCAGATGAAGCAAGACGGTTGTGTGTGACAACTGGTGGTAAAAAAGTCATGGATCTAATGGGAGGTTGCAGTACTAAGCCAAAGGTCCATCAAGGAAATGTGAATCTTTCTATGCGAGATAATATTGAGAAG CATAGTGTGGATGCTGGCACTGTTATTAAGGCTAATAAAGATGAGAAGGCTTGccacaaaaaaggaaaatctaaACCTGAGAATTCAGAGGATATCGAAACTTCTGGAGGACCAGTGGGACAG GCAATAAAAGTTGCAATCATGCTAGGATTTGGAATACTTGTTCTCCTtactagaaaaagaaattacag TCCTCACAGATTGCATGGATAA
- the LOC142639843 gene encoding uncharacterized protein LOC142639843 isoform X1, whose product MPGIILVSVLEFMGLPHALASSSICIKVSMGKIEYQTWDKGDFSFPLTSLRDNLIVALQDADGIKISHAGVEIKSIVEKGLWDDLFPLEGGGHVHMKLQFFLSEEERSRIRMMRESALKKKQDELLNSSIRTSQGATTACSSVAPSLGFSHEVSDSQRSLLQTEGVSVKEVASKVVSNPLSFCKGEKSGAGSLKGIHPDQKQLTPLNLYEEISSTISAPQGIDVHLSHKELVEKNESKSLPAEFPTEAISSDETSLLLRGSGLDVAASNNSIPHNLGEDSGHNTQKQSQLGKSPSNVKNMISAFESGLAQAMRSPIKSPPTRSQSSKSRIRLKSQHLNEGTTTKNEQSTSGRVINIFLAEELQHTPTDIRKRGEQTNLLDASNRSKLSQDTGQLEELNTKKFQILGTNSILKNKFNAVHKEVARVEEKSHEDLMRISTSETATVSGRILDENSGGHPHNLLTGMQDSCGNPVIEESRGEIQFKKFQEVNIQAASNHKLESLHYCEDNHYLLESSGAWIFPDEARRLCVTTGGKKVMDLMGGCSTKPKVHQGNVNLSMRDNIEKHSVDAGTVIKANKDEKACHKKGKSKPENSEDIETSGGPVGQAIKVAIMLGFGILVLLTRKRNYSPHRLHG is encoded by the exons ATGCCAGGAATCATCCTAGTTTCAG TTCTGGAATTCATGGGGCTACCACATGCATTAGCTTCTTCATCAATATGCATAAAAG TTTCCATGGGGAAAATCGAGTACCAAACTTGGGACAAGGGAGACTTCTCCTT TCCATTAACATCTCTTCGTGACAATTTGATTGTTGCACTTCAGGATGCTGATGGGATCAAAATATCTCATGCAG GGGTTGAGATCAAGTCTATTGTGGAGAAAGGTCTTTGGGATGACCTTTTTCCCCTGGAAGGAGGCGGTCACGTACATATGAAGTTGCAATTTTTCCTCAGTGAAGAAGAACGTAGCCGAATTCGTATGATG AGAGAATCtgcattgaaaaagaaacaagatgaGCTTCTCAATAGCAGTATTAGAACTTCACAGGGTGCTACTACTGCTTGTAGTAGTGTTGCACCATCTTTGGGCTTCAGCCATGAGGTCTCAG ATTCTCAAAGAAGCCTTCTTCAAACTGAAGGAGTAAGTGTCAAAGAGGTAGCCTCCAAAGTGGTGTCAAATCCTCTTTCTTTCTGCAAGGGTGAGAAATCTGGTGCTGGGAGCTTAAAAGGAATTCATCCTGATCAAAAGCAATTAACCCCATTAA ATCTATATGAAGAGATTTCATCAACCATTTCTGCGCCACAAGGAATTGATGTCCATCTAAGTCACAAGGAACTAGTTGAGAAGAATGAGAGCAAGTCATTGCCTGCTGAATTTCCTACAGAAGCAATTTCTTCCGATGAAACTTCCTTATTATTGAGAGGTTCTGGATTAGATGTCGCTGCCTCAAACAATTCAATACCTCACAATCTGGGGGAAGATAGTGGTCATAACACTCAGAAGCAGAGTCAGCTAGGGAAATCTCCTAGCAATGTGAAGAATATGATAAGTGCATTTGAAAGTGGTCTAGCTCAG GCTATGAGGTCTCCCATCAAATCACCACCAACAAGATCTCAATCAAGTAAGTCTAGAATAAGATTGAAAAGTCAGCACTTAAATGAAGGCACTACTACTAAGAATGAACAGTCAACATCAGGAAGagtcattaatatttttcttgcagAAGAGTTGCAACATACCCCAACAGATATCAGAAAAAGAGGAGAGCAAACTAATTTACTTGATGCTTCAAATAGGAGTAAATTATCTCAGGACACGGGACAGTTAGAGGAGTTGAACACAAAGAAATTTCAGATATTAGGAACAAATTCGATTCTTAAGAATAAATTCAATGCAGTGCATAAAGAAGTAGCTAGAGTGGAAGAGAAATCTCATGAAGATTTGATGAGAATATCCACATCTGAAACGGCTACAGTATCAGGGAGGATCCTTGATGAGAATTCAGGTGGACACCCTCATAATTTGCTCACTGGCATGCAAGATTCTTGTGGCAATCCAGTTatagaggagagtagaggggaaattcaatttaaaaaatttcaagaagtcAATATTCAAGCAGCTTCAAACCATAAGTTGGAATCATTACATTATTGTGAAGATAATCATTACTTACTTGAAAGCTCTGGTGCCTGGATATTTCCAGATGAAGCAAGACGGTTGTGTGTGACAACTGGTGGTAAAAAAGTCATGGATCTAATGGGAGGTTGCAGTACTAAGCCAAAGGTCCATCAAGGAAATGTGAATCTTTCTATGCGAGATAATATTGAGAAG CATAGTGTGGATGCTGGCACTGTTATTAAGGCTAATAAAGATGAGAAGGCTTGccacaaaaaaggaaaatctaaACCTGAGAATTCAGAGGATATCGAAACTTCTGGAGGACCAGTGGGACAG GCAATAAAAGTTGCAATCATGCTAGGATTTGGAATACTTGTTCTCCTtactagaaaaagaaattacag TCCTCACAGATTGCATGGATAA
- the LOC142639843 gene encoding uncharacterized protein LOC142639843 isoform X2 → MPGIILVSVLEFMGLPHALASSSICIKVSMGKIEYQTWDKGDFSFPLTSLRDNLIVALQDADGIKISHAGVEIKSIVEKGLWDDLFPLEGGGHVHMKLQFFLSEEERSRIRMMRESALKKKQDELLNSSIRTSQGATTACSSVAPSLGFSHEVSDSQRSLLQTEGVSVKEVASKVVSNPLSFCKGEKSGAGSLKGIHPDQKQLTPLNLYEEISSTISAPQGIDVHLSHKELVEKNESKSLPAEFPTEAISSDETSLLLRGSGLDVAASNNSIPHNLGEDSGHNTQKQSQLGKSPSNVKNMISAFESGLAQAMRSPIKSPPTRSQSSKSRIRLKSQHLNEGTTTKNEQSTSGRVINIFLAEELQHTPTDIRKRGEQTNLLDASNRSKLSQDTGQLEELNTKKFQILGTNSILKNKFNAVHKEVARVEEKSHEDLMRISTSETATVSGRILDENSGGHPHNLLTGMQDSCGNPVIEESRGEIQFKKFQEVNIQAASNHKLESLHYCEDNHYLLESSGAWIFPDEARRLCVTTGGKKVMDLMGGCSTKPKVHQGNVNLSMRDNIEKHSVDAGTVIKANKDEKACHKKGKSKPENSEDIETSGGPVGQAIKVAIMLGFGILVLLTRKRNYR, encoded by the exons ATGCCAGGAATCATCCTAGTTTCAG TTCTGGAATTCATGGGGCTACCACATGCATTAGCTTCTTCATCAATATGCATAAAAG TTTCCATGGGGAAAATCGAGTACCAAACTTGGGACAAGGGAGACTTCTCCTT TCCATTAACATCTCTTCGTGACAATTTGATTGTTGCACTTCAGGATGCTGATGGGATCAAAATATCTCATGCAG GGGTTGAGATCAAGTCTATTGTGGAGAAAGGTCTTTGGGATGACCTTTTTCCCCTGGAAGGAGGCGGTCACGTACATATGAAGTTGCAATTTTTCCTCAGTGAAGAAGAACGTAGCCGAATTCGTATGATG AGAGAATCtgcattgaaaaagaaacaagatgaGCTTCTCAATAGCAGTATTAGAACTTCACAGGGTGCTACTACTGCTTGTAGTAGTGTTGCACCATCTTTGGGCTTCAGCCATGAGGTCTCAG ATTCTCAAAGAAGCCTTCTTCAAACTGAAGGAGTAAGTGTCAAAGAGGTAGCCTCCAAAGTGGTGTCAAATCCTCTTTCTTTCTGCAAGGGTGAGAAATCTGGTGCTGGGAGCTTAAAAGGAATTCATCCTGATCAAAAGCAATTAACCCCATTAA ATCTATATGAAGAGATTTCATCAACCATTTCTGCGCCACAAGGAATTGATGTCCATCTAAGTCACAAGGAACTAGTTGAGAAGAATGAGAGCAAGTCATTGCCTGCTGAATTTCCTACAGAAGCAATTTCTTCCGATGAAACTTCCTTATTATTGAGAGGTTCTGGATTAGATGTCGCTGCCTCAAACAATTCAATACCTCACAATCTGGGGGAAGATAGTGGTCATAACACTCAGAAGCAGAGTCAGCTAGGGAAATCTCCTAGCAATGTGAAGAATATGATAAGTGCATTTGAAAGTGGTCTAGCTCAG GCTATGAGGTCTCCCATCAAATCACCACCAACAAGATCTCAATCAAGTAAGTCTAGAATAAGATTGAAAAGTCAGCACTTAAATGAAGGCACTACTACTAAGAATGAACAGTCAACATCAGGAAGagtcattaatatttttcttgcagAAGAGTTGCAACATACCCCAACAGATATCAGAAAAAGAGGAGAGCAAACTAATTTACTTGATGCTTCAAATAGGAGTAAATTATCTCAGGACACGGGACAGTTAGAGGAGTTGAACACAAAGAAATTTCAGATATTAGGAACAAATTCGATTCTTAAGAATAAATTCAATGCAGTGCATAAAGAAGTAGCTAGAGTGGAAGAGAAATCTCATGAAGATTTGATGAGAATATCCACATCTGAAACGGCTACAGTATCAGGGAGGATCCTTGATGAGAATTCAGGTGGACACCCTCATAATTTGCTCACTGGCATGCAAGATTCTTGTGGCAATCCAGTTatagaggagagtagaggggaaattcaatttaaaaaatttcaagaagtcAATATTCAAGCAGCTTCAAACCATAAGTTGGAATCATTACATTATTGTGAAGATAATCATTACTTACTTGAAAGCTCTGGTGCCTGGATATTTCCAGATGAAGCAAGACGGTTGTGTGTGACAACTGGTGGTAAAAAAGTCATGGATCTAATGGGAGGTTGCAGTACTAAGCCAAAGGTCCATCAAGGAAATGTGAATCTTTCTATGCGAGATAATATTGAGAAG CATAGTGTGGATGCTGGCACTGTTATTAAGGCTAATAAAGATGAGAAGGCTTGccacaaaaaaggaaaatctaaACCTGAGAATTCAGAGGATATCGAAACTTCTGGAGGACCAGTGGGACAG GCAATAAAAGTTGCAATCATGCTAGGATTTGGAATACTTGTTCTCCTtactagaaaaagaaattacag GTAG
- the LOC142639843 gene encoding uncharacterized protein LOC142639843 isoform X4, with protein MPGIILVSVLEFMGLPHALASSSICIKVSMGKIEYQTWDKGDFSFPLTSLRDNLIVALQDADGIKISHAGVEIKSIVEKGLWDDLFPLEGGGHVHMKLQFFLSEEERSRIRMMRESALKKKQDELLNSSIRTSQGATTACSSVAPSLGFSHEVSDSQRSLLQTEGVSVKEVASKVVSNPLSFCKGEKSGAGSLKGIHPDQKQLTPLNLYEEISSTISAPQGIDVHLSHKELVEKNESKSLPAEFPTEAISSDETSLLLRGSGLDVAASNNSIPHNLGEDSGHNTQKQSQLGKSPSNVKNMISAFESGLAQAMRSPIKSPPTRSQSKELQHTPTDIRKRGEQTNLLDASNRSKLSQDTGQLEELNTKKFQILGTNSILKNKFNAVHKEVARVEEKSHEDLMRISTSETATVSGRILDENSGGHPHNLLTGMQDSCGNPVIEESRGEIQFKKFQEVNIQAASNHKLESLHYCEDNHYLLESSGAWIFPDEARRLCVTTGGKKVMDLMGGCSTKPKVHQGNVNLSMRDNIEKHSVDAGTVIKANKDEKACHKKGKSKPENSEDIETSGGPVGQAIKVAIMLGFGILVLLTRKRNYSPHRLHG; from the exons ATGCCAGGAATCATCCTAGTTTCAG TTCTGGAATTCATGGGGCTACCACATGCATTAGCTTCTTCATCAATATGCATAAAAG TTTCCATGGGGAAAATCGAGTACCAAACTTGGGACAAGGGAGACTTCTCCTT TCCATTAACATCTCTTCGTGACAATTTGATTGTTGCACTTCAGGATGCTGATGGGATCAAAATATCTCATGCAG GGGTTGAGATCAAGTCTATTGTGGAGAAAGGTCTTTGGGATGACCTTTTTCCCCTGGAAGGAGGCGGTCACGTACATATGAAGTTGCAATTTTTCCTCAGTGAAGAAGAACGTAGCCGAATTCGTATGATG AGAGAATCtgcattgaaaaagaaacaagatgaGCTTCTCAATAGCAGTATTAGAACTTCACAGGGTGCTACTACTGCTTGTAGTAGTGTTGCACCATCTTTGGGCTTCAGCCATGAGGTCTCAG ATTCTCAAAGAAGCCTTCTTCAAACTGAAGGAGTAAGTGTCAAAGAGGTAGCCTCCAAAGTGGTGTCAAATCCTCTTTCTTTCTGCAAGGGTGAGAAATCTGGTGCTGGGAGCTTAAAAGGAATTCATCCTGATCAAAAGCAATTAACCCCATTAA ATCTATATGAAGAGATTTCATCAACCATTTCTGCGCCACAAGGAATTGATGTCCATCTAAGTCACAAGGAACTAGTTGAGAAGAATGAGAGCAAGTCATTGCCTGCTGAATTTCCTACAGAAGCAATTTCTTCCGATGAAACTTCCTTATTATTGAGAGGTTCTGGATTAGATGTCGCTGCCTCAAACAATTCAATACCTCACAATCTGGGGGAAGATAGTGGTCATAACACTCAGAAGCAGAGTCAGCTAGGGAAATCTCCTAGCAATGTGAAGAATATGATAAGTGCATTTGAAAGTGGTCTAGCTCAG GCTATGAGGTCTCCCATCAAATCACCACCAACAAGATCTCAATCAA AAGAGTTGCAACATACCCCAACAGATATCAGAAAAAGAGGAGAGCAAACTAATTTACTTGATGCTTCAAATAGGAGTAAATTATCTCAGGACACGGGACAGTTAGAGGAGTTGAACACAAAGAAATTTCAGATATTAGGAACAAATTCGATTCTTAAGAATAAATTCAATGCAGTGCATAAAGAAGTAGCTAGAGTGGAAGAGAAATCTCATGAAGATTTGATGAGAATATCCACATCTGAAACGGCTACAGTATCAGGGAGGATCCTTGATGAGAATTCAGGTGGACACCCTCATAATTTGCTCACTGGCATGCAAGATTCTTGTGGCAATCCAGTTatagaggagagtagaggggaaattcaatttaaaaaatttcaagaagtcAATATTCAAGCAGCTTCAAACCATAAGTTGGAATCATTACATTATTGTGAAGATAATCATTACTTACTTGAAAGCTCTGGTGCCTGGATATTTCCAGATGAAGCAAGACGGTTGTGTGTGACAACTGGTGGTAAAAAAGTCATGGATCTAATGGGAGGTTGCAGTACTAAGCCAAAGGTCCATCAAGGAAATGTGAATCTTTCTATGCGAGATAATATTGAGAAG CATAGTGTGGATGCTGGCACTGTTATTAAGGCTAATAAAGATGAGAAGGCTTGccacaaaaaaggaaaatctaaACCTGAGAATTCAGAGGATATCGAAACTTCTGGAGGACCAGTGGGACAG GCAATAAAAGTTGCAATCATGCTAGGATTTGGAATACTTGTTCTCCTtactagaaaaagaaattacag TCCTCACAGATTGCATGGATAA